In the Sediminitomix flava genome, one interval contains:
- the argB gene encoding acetylglutamate kinase: protein MKVSVVKIGGNIIDNVEALDTFIQQFAQLEGLKVLVHGGGKSASALMKQMGLEPQMINGRRITDAETLKVVTMMYGGLINKNIVAGLQAQHCNALGLTGADANIIEAHKRPVKEIDFGFVGDVDKVNIAPLKAFFEAGLVPVFCALTHDNQGQLLNTNADTIASQIAVGLSEAYEVSLKYCFEKTGVLMDINDESSLIAHIHQGNYSGLKADGVIADGMIPKLDNAFDAIGEGVAEVQIGKAENLLQKEFIGTSITA from the coding sequence ATGAAAGTATCAGTAGTTAAAATAGGCGGAAACATTATTGATAATGTAGAAGCATTAGACACTTTTATCCAGCAATTTGCACAGCTCGAAGGATTAAAGGTTTTAGTACATGGAGGTGGAAAATCAGCTTCAGCATTAATGAAGCAAATGGGGCTAGAGCCACAAATGATTAATGGGAGAAGAATCACCGATGCTGAAACACTCAAAGTAGTGACAATGATGTATGGAGGTTTGATCAACAAAAACATTGTGGCAGGACTTCAAGCACAACATTGCAATGCATTAGGACTTACTGGAGCAGATGCCAATATCATCGAAGCACATAAACGACCTGTAAAGGAAATTGACTTTGGCTTTGTTGGCGATGTAGATAAGGTAAATATTGCACCTCTGAAAGCATTTTTTGAGGCAGGTTTAGTACCTGTTTTTTGTGCGCTGACACACGATAATCAAGGCCAATTACTAAATACGAATGCCGATACTATAGCTTCACAAATAGCGGTAGGACTCTCAGAAGCCTATGAAGTTTCTTTGAAATATTGCTTTGAGAAAACAGGAGTCTTGATGGATATCAATGATGAAAGTAGTCTGATTGCGCATATTCATCAAGGAAATTATTCAGGACTAAAAGCTGATGGGGTAATAGCAGATGGTATGATTCCAAAATTGGATAATGCTTTTGATGCAATCGGAGAAGGTGTGGCAGAAGTACAGATTGGTAAGGCAGAAAATTTACTACAAAAAGAATTTATCGGAACAAGCATAACAGCCTAA
- a CDS encoding M20 family metallo-hydrolase — MKTTSIYSDAVTLLKQLIETQSFSREEVDTAALLKEFWNELSIPYEEKGFNIWVKNKFFSSDKPSILLNSHHDTVKPNKDWTKDPFVALEEDEKLFGLGSNDAGGALVSLMATFRYFYDRADLPFNLIMAATAEEEISGKNGIASIWDDLGEIDLAIVGEPTEMHLAIAEKGLMVIDMTAKGKSGHAARDEGVNAISIAMKDIQWFHSYHFAQESDYLGPVKMSVTVINAGTQHNVVPSECHFTVDVRTTDAYSNEETLEIIKTHVKSEANARSTRLNPSSISADHPIVKAGLEMGRETFGSPTLSDQSLMPVQSLKMGPGRSQRSHQADEFIYLKEIEEGIQIYTELLERYAHTH, encoded by the coding sequence ATGAAAACTACCTCAATCTATTCCGATGCAGTGACTTTATTAAAGCAACTGATCGAGACACAATCGTTTAGTAGAGAAGAAGTAGATACAGCCGCTCTTTTGAAAGAATTTTGGAACGAACTTTCAATTCCTTACGAAGAGAAGGGGTTCAATATTTGGGTTAAGAACAAATTTTTCTCATCTGATAAACCTTCAATTTTACTCAATTCTCATCATGATACGGTAAAGCCAAATAAAGATTGGACAAAAGATCCTTTTGTAGCCTTGGAAGAAGATGAAAAGCTCTTTGGATTGGGTAGTAATGATGCAGGAGGAGCCTTGGTATCTTTGATGGCAACTTTCAGATACTTTTATGATAGAGCAGATTTGCCTTTTAATCTGATCATGGCAGCGACTGCCGAAGAAGAAATTTCTGGAAAGAATGGTATCGCGTCTATTTGGGATGATTTAGGAGAAATCGATCTTGCAATTGTCGGAGAGCCAACAGAAATGCATTTAGCTATTGCTGAAAAAGGTTTGATGGTCATTGACATGACGGCAAAAGGAAAATCTGGTCATGCAGCTCGTGATGAAGGTGTCAATGCCATTTCTATTGCAATGAAAGATATCCAGTGGTTTCACTCTTATCATTTTGCACAGGAGTCTGATTATTTAGGGCCTGTAAAAATGAGTGTAACGGTTATCAATGCAGGGACACAGCATAATGTAGTTCCTTCTGAATGTCATTTCACCGTAGATGTGAGAACGACAGATGCCTATTCAAATGAAGAGACACTTGAGATTATAAAGACTCATGTAAAAAGTGAAGCCAATGCTCGTTCAACTCGTCTGAATCCATCATCAATTTCGGCAGATCACCCAATTGTAAAGGCGGGCTTAGAAATGGGAAGAGAAACTTTTGGTTCTCCTACACTTTCAGATCAGTCTTTGATGCCTGTTCAGAGTTTGAAAATGGGGCCGGGGCGTTCGCAACGTTCGCATCAAGCAGATGAATTTATCTATTTGAAAGAAATTGAAGAAGGTATTCAGATTTATACAGAGCTCTTGGAAAGATATGCTCACACACATTAA